The following are encoded together in the Syngnathus scovelli strain Florida chromosome 12, RoL_Ssco_1.2, whole genome shotgun sequence genome:
- the mkks gene encoding molecular chaperone MKKS, whose translation MSRLVKKSPALCTDQPLENSDILNKLHLLGQLLRSCYGPSGRLKHIHNNIGGQVVTTSTSSVLLPAINSSTPLLNLILASVRSHVSRFSDCGLFAAILCVTLIEKVKLSGLGQNEAVRINKHLLGLCTDYLHQEACGCKVKLDFCSSQNLIKLADSILCSKPASMLTEYEAFHISKLAVQAFLLTVPSNSSGTVTLGKTVIVSIEGVSVMESAVFPGLLIEIPDGFESLELMTQPCEPLRVVLFSTSLAGDLSEIGDGPIEVQYGADMESQILDHLLDMGKQALKDDVKLCVCQKVIHPVLQQYLRSHGIIVVERVGINLMEPLTQLTGAQPVATLHTTIPHKVYGKVRNVTSRHFGSKTMLHLYPAEESVICTTVLCHRNETMLNELKVAFQKTEHVLRLTLREPFALLGGGCTETHLAAYIRHQCAATSSASVLGCLQMEYLLGVEAFCSSLESVAAALQHDTRDSFIDLTCAHHWTLPKDVTQEDIESLDSKCGCGLMKNNQTKKWCHLNTKYAVFSPASLSQYEAVHVDVIDSFTAKLNALQVAIETANVVLDIRYTIQDMN comes from the exons ATGTCTCGACTCGTTAAGAAATCCCCAGCGCTTTGCACGGATCAACCATTGGAAAACAGTGACATTTTGAACAAGCTTCATCTTTTGGGTCAGCTTCTCAGATCTTGTTATGGTCCCTCGGGTAGACTAAAACACATTCATAACAACATCGGAGGGCAAGTTGTGACCACCTCAACATCATCAGTGCTACTTCCAGCCATTAATTCATCAACACCGTTACTAAATCTAATTTTAGCCTCTGTTCGCAGCCACGTATCTCGTTTTAGTGACTGCGGGTTGTTTGCAGCTATACTTTGTGTGACTCTTATTGAAAAAGTCAAACTGTCTGGTCTAGGACAAAATGAAGCTGTCAGGATAAATAAACACCTTTTGGGTCTGTGTACCGATTACCTTCACCAAGAAGCGTGTGGTTGTAAAGTGAAGCTCGACTTTTGCAGTAGCCAAAACTTAATCAAGTTGGCTGACAGTATTCTCTGCAGCAAACCAGCCAGTATGTTAACAGAGTATGAAGCATTTCACATCAGCAAGTTGGCAGTGCAAGCCTTCTTACTAACTGTACCATCTAACAGCTCTGGTACAGTAACTCTGGGCAAGACAGTAATTGTGTCCATTGAGGGTGTTTCTGTAATGGAATCTGCAGTGTTTCCGGGATTATTAATTGAAATTCCAGATGGTTTTGAGAGCTTGGAGTTGATGACTCAACCATGCGAACCCCTCCGTGTGGTATTATTCAGCACATCCCTTGCTGGTGACCTTTCTGAAATAGGAGATGGACCGATTGAGGTCCAATATGGCGCTGACATGGAATCTCAGATCCTGGATCACCTCCTCGATATGGGCAAACAGGCATTGAAAGATGACGTGAAGCTATGTGTTTGTCAGAAGGTTATCCATCCAGTTCTACAGCAATACCTAAGGAGTCACGGCATCATAGTCGTGGAGAGGGTGGGAATTAATCTCATGGAGCCGCTTACTCAACTCACAG GGGCTCAACCTGTGGCAACATTACACACGACAATCCCACACAAGGTCTATGGAAAAGTGAGGAATGTAACCTCAAGACATTTTGGATCCAAGACTATGCTGCATTTATATCCTGCTGAGGAGTCTGTGATTTGTACCACAGTCCTCTGTCACAGGAATGAGACTATGTTAAATGAACTGAag GTGGCATTTCAGAAGACGGAACACGTGCTACGACTTACCCTGAGGGAACCGTTTGCTTTACTTGGAGGCGGGTGCACTGAGACTCACTTAGCTGCTTACATCAGACATCAA TGTGCCGCCACTTCAAGCGCATCAGTGTTAGGTTGCCTGCAAATGGAGTACCTTCTTGGCGTGGAGGCTTTCTGCAGCTCTCTTGAGTCCGTGGCTGCAGCACTACAGCATGACACTCGGGATTCTTTCATTGATCTGACTTGTGCTCACCACTGGACTCTTCCAAAAGATGTGACACAAGAGGACATTGAGAGTTtagacagcaagtgtggctgtggGCTGATGAAGAATAACCAGACTAAGAAGTGGTGTCACTTGAATACTAAATATGCTGTCTTCTCACCTGCATCCTTGTCTCAATATGAAGCTGTGCATGTAGATGTGATTGACTCCTTCACAGCAAAACTAAATGCTTTACAAGTTGCTATAGAAACTGCAAATGTTGTCCTCGATATACGATATACAATACAAGATATGAACTGA
- the srd5a2b gene encoding 3-oxo-5-alpha-steroid 4-dehydrogenase 2b: MYCNKDLLNYLSFGMVLAGLWHLYHHKKIQTCYGRHMEHTPHTRLVPASLAWFLQELPAILIPILLMLIPQKPNNVGKMLLLGTFCLHYFYRTFIYSLLIRGRSYPLNVMLGAMMFTSANGFLQGHYLLHCAQLDEWKTDCRLKIGLLLFYTGMAINLHSDYCLRNLRKNGEVIYKVPKGGLFEYVSAPNYFGEIIEWFGYAIATWGLPSLSFAVFTTCFIGPRAIYHHRFYKGKFKDYPKSRKALIPYLL; this comes from the exons ATGTACTGCAATAAGGATTTGCTTAACTATCTCAGCTTTGGCATGGTCTTGGCAGGACTATGGCACCTTTACCACCACAAGAAAATCCAAACCTGCTATGGCCGCCACATGGAACACACACCTCACACCAGGTTGGTGCCAGCCAGTCTGGCTTGGTTCCTTCAGGAGTTACCAGCTATTCTGATCCCAATACTTCTGATGCTCATTCCGCAAAAACCCAACAATGTGGGAAAGATGCTTCTACTTGGAACCTTTTGCCTACACTATTTTTACAG GACATTCATCTATTCACTTCTGATCAGAGGACGATCTTACCCATTGAATGTGATGTTGGGAGCAATGATGTTTACATCTGCAAATGGGTTCTTGCAGGGACATTACCTATTGCATTGTGCACAGCTGGACGAGTGGAAAACCGACTGTCGTCTTAAAATCG GTTTATTACTTTTTTACACTGGAATGGCAATCAATTTGCACAGTGATTATTGTCTACGTAACTTAAGGAAAAATGGGGAAGTGATTTACAAGGTCCCCAAAG gAGGCCTTTTCGAGTATGTATCTGCTCCAAATTACTTTGGAGAGATTATCGAGTGGTTTGGCTACGCTATAGCCACATGGGGCCTTCCATCACTCTCGTTTGCTGTATTTACGACATGCTTCATTGGTCCAAGAGCTATTTACCATCACAG gttttacaagggTAAATTCAAGGACTACCCCAAGTCACGAAAGGCTCTCATTCCATATTTACTTTGA
- the memo1 gene encoding protein MEMO1, with protein sequence MSNRVVCREASHAGSWYSASGAQLNAQLEGWLSQAQSTIKPARAIIAPHAGYTYCGACAAHAYKQVDPSVTRRVFILGPSHHVPLSRCALSTADVYRTPLYDLRIDQKVYADLWKTGLFERMSMQTDEDEHSIEMHLPYTAKAMESYKDDFSIVPVLVGALSESKEQEYGKLLSKYLADPSNLFVISSDFCHWGQRFRYTYYDQSQGEIYRSIEHLDKMGMGIIEQLDPMPFTNYLKKYRNTICGRHPIGVLLNAVAELRKSGIDMNFSFLNYAQSSECRNWQDSSVSYAAGALIVH encoded by the exons ATGTCCAACCGAGTGGTGTGCAGAGAAGCAAGTCACGCCGGGAGCTGGTACTCTGCTTCGG GAGCCCAGCTGAATGCACAACTAGAAGGCTGGTTGTCGCAAGCACAGTCTACAATCAAACCCGCCAGAGCCATCATAGCTCC gcatGCAGGGTATACCTACTGTGGTGCTTGTGCCGCGCATGCCTACAAGCAGGTTGACCCTTCTGTTAC TCGTAGGGTGTTCATCCTGGGACCCTCTCACCATGTGCCCCTCTCCCGCTGTGCCCTATCAACAGCTGACGTCTACAGGACACCTTTGTATGACCTGAGAATCGACCAGAAGG TTTATGCTGACCTCTGGAAAACAGGGTTGTTTGAGAGGATGAGCATGCAGACGGACGAAGACGAGCACAGTATTGAAATGCACTTGCCTTATACTGCTAAAGCCATGGAAAG CTACAAAGATGACTTCAGCATCGTGCCCGTGCTAGTGGGAGCTCTGAGCGAGTCCAAGGAACAAGAGTACGGGAAGCTGCTCAGCAAGTACCTGGCAGACCCTTCCAACCTTTTCGTTATCTCATCGGACTTCTGCCACTGGG GTCAGCGGTTCCGATACACATACTATGATCAATCTCAAGGGGAAATCTACAGGTCTATTGAGCATCTTGACAAAATG GGGATGGGCATTATAGAACAGTTGGATCCCATGCCGTTCACCAACTACCTGAAAAAGTACCGCAATACCATCTGTGGGCGTCACCCAATTGGAGTGCTGCTAAAT GCTGTGGCGGAGCTGAGGAAGAGCGGTATAGACATGAACTTCAGTTTTCTGAACTACGCTCAGTCGAGCGAGTGCAGAAACTGGCAGGACAGCTCTGTGAGCTACGCTGCGGGGGCGCTCATCGTTCATTGA
- the spast gene encoding spastin isoform X1, giving the protein MSVKTNASNGRDTGEVVKNHHKQAFEYISKALRIDEDDTGEKEEALQWYKRGIVELESGIAVTITGQGEQYERAKRLQDKMITNLTMAKDRLALLESTLASKGRIRPQNASENVPKQTKPKSQPAVQGGSKNSRPSTAGRPPYRAPDLKVTPQAGRHSKQPQKKQLKNFKNVDSKLANMILNEIVDTGSSVTFNDIAGQDLAKQALQEIVILPALRPELFTGLRAPARGLLLFGPPGNGKTMLAKAVAAESNSTFFNMSAASLTSKYVGESEKLVRALFSAARELQPSVIFIDEVDSLLCERREGEQEFSRRLKTEFLIEFDGVQSGGDDRVLVMGATNRPQELDEAVLRRFAKRVYVALPDEKTRVTLLQHLLAKHGSPLSNNELCWLAKATAGYSGSDLTSLAKDAALGPIRELGPDQVRHMAASQMRNIKIKDFEDSLKRIKPSVSPATLNMYNKWNKDFGDTTAF; this is encoded by the exons ATGTCGGTAAAAACAAATGCGAGTAACGGCAGAGATACTGGTGAAGTGGTTAAAAACCATCATAAGCAAGCGTTTGAGTATATATCCAAAGCACTGAGGATCGACGAAGATGATACAG gagagaaggaggaggcTCTACAGTGGTACAAGAGGGGAATTGTAGAGCTCGAAAGTGGCATCGCGGTGACGATCACGGGACAAG GGGAGCAGTATGAGCGGGCCAAAAGACTTCAGGATAAAATGATCACCAACCTCACCATGGCTAAAGACAGACTTGCTCTTTTAG AGAGCACATTGGCTTCCAAAGGGAGGATTCGACCCCAGAATGCTTCAGAAAATgttccaaaacaaacaaaacctaAAAGTCAGCCTGCTGTCCAAGGGGGGTCCAAAAACTCCAGGCCCTCCACAGCAGGAAGACCACCTTATAGAGCCCCCGATTTAAAG GTAACACCACAAGCGGGTAGACATTCAAAGCAGccccaaaagaagcagctgaaaAATTTCAAGAATGTGGACAGCAAACTGGCAAACATGATCCTGAATGAAATTGTAGACAC TGGGTCATCTGTAACATTTAATGATATTGCTGGCCAGGATCTGGCCAAACAAGCACTCCAGGAAATTGTCATTCTTCCTGCCTTAAGACCGGAG CTCTTCACTGGGTTGAGAGCTCCTGCACGAGGTTTGCTCTTATTCGGCCCACCAGGAAATGGGAAAACTATGCTG GCAAAAGCAGTTGCGGCAGAGTCAAACAGCACATTCTTCAATATGAGTGCAGCCAGTTTGACGTCAAAATAC GTGGGAGAGAGTGAGAAGCTTGTCCGAGCATTGTTTTCTGCTGCCAGGGAGTTACAGCCCTCTGTCATCTTCATTG ATGAAGTGGACAGTTTGCTCTGTGAGAGGCGGGAAGGAGAACAGGAGTTCTCACGTCGTTTAAAAACAGAGTTCCTCATTGAATTTGATGGG GTGCAGTCTGGAGGAGATGACAGGGTGCTTGTCATGGGagccaccaacagacctcaggaaCTAGATGAAGCAGTGTTAAG GCGCTTTGCAAAAAGAGTCTACGTGGCATTGCCTGATGAGAAG ACGAGAGTCACACTTCTGCAACACCTTTTAGCAAAGCATGGGAGTCCACTGAGCAATAATGAGTTGTGCTGGCTTGCAAA AGCAACTGCAGGGTATTCTGGAAGTGATCTGACATCCTTGGCTAAAGATGCTGCACTGGGGCCAATCAGAG AATTGGGACCAGACCAAGTTCGTCACATGGCTGCTAGTCAG ATGCGCAACATCAAGATTAAAGACTTTGAGGATTCCCTGAAGCGCATCAAGCCCAGTGTTAGCCCAGCAACTCTCAATATGTACAACAAATGGAACAAGGACTTTGGTGACACAActgcattttga
- the spast gene encoding spastin isoform X2 yields MITNLTMAKDRLALLESTLASKGRIRPQNASENVPKQTKPKSQPAVQGGSKNSRPSTAGRPPYRAPDLKVTPQAGRHSKQPQKKQLKNFKNVDSKLANMILNEIVDTGSSVTFNDIAGQDLAKQALQEIVILPALRPELFTGLRAPARGLLLFGPPGNGKTMLAKAVAAESNSTFFNMSAASLTSKYVGESEKLVRALFSAARELQPSVIFIDEVDSLLCERREGEQEFSRRLKTEFLIEFDGVQSGGDDRVLVMGATNRPQELDEAVLRRFAKRVYVALPDEKTRVTLLQHLLAKHGSPLSNNELCWLAKATAGYSGSDLTSLAKDAALGPIRELGPDQVRHMAASQMRNIKIKDFEDSLKRIKPSVSPATLNMYNKWNKDFGDTTAF; encoded by the exons ATGATCACCAACCTCACCATGGCTAAAGACAGACTTGCTCTTTTAG AGAGCACATTGGCTTCCAAAGGGAGGATTCGACCCCAGAATGCTTCAGAAAATgttccaaaacaaacaaaacctaAAAGTCAGCCTGCTGTCCAAGGGGGGTCCAAAAACTCCAGGCCCTCCACAGCAGGAAGACCACCTTATAGAGCCCCCGATTTAAAG GTAACACCACAAGCGGGTAGACATTCAAAGCAGccccaaaagaagcagctgaaaAATTTCAAGAATGTGGACAGCAAACTGGCAAACATGATCCTGAATGAAATTGTAGACAC TGGGTCATCTGTAACATTTAATGATATTGCTGGCCAGGATCTGGCCAAACAAGCACTCCAGGAAATTGTCATTCTTCCTGCCTTAAGACCGGAG CTCTTCACTGGGTTGAGAGCTCCTGCACGAGGTTTGCTCTTATTCGGCCCACCAGGAAATGGGAAAACTATGCTG GCAAAAGCAGTTGCGGCAGAGTCAAACAGCACATTCTTCAATATGAGTGCAGCCAGTTTGACGTCAAAATAC GTGGGAGAGAGTGAGAAGCTTGTCCGAGCATTGTTTTCTGCTGCCAGGGAGTTACAGCCCTCTGTCATCTTCATTG ATGAAGTGGACAGTTTGCTCTGTGAGAGGCGGGAAGGAGAACAGGAGTTCTCACGTCGTTTAAAAACAGAGTTCCTCATTGAATTTGATGGG GTGCAGTCTGGAGGAGATGACAGGGTGCTTGTCATGGGagccaccaacagacctcaggaaCTAGATGAAGCAGTGTTAAG GCGCTTTGCAAAAAGAGTCTACGTGGCATTGCCTGATGAGAAG ACGAGAGTCACACTTCTGCAACACCTTTTAGCAAAGCATGGGAGTCCACTGAGCAATAATGAGTTGTGCTGGCTTGCAAA AGCAACTGCAGGGTATTCTGGAAGTGATCTGACATCCTTGGCTAAAGATGCTGCACTGGGGCCAATCAGAG AATTGGGACCAGACCAAGTTCGTCACATGGCTGCTAGTCAG ATGCGCAACATCAAGATTAAAGACTTTGAGGATTCCCTGAAGCGCATCAAGCCCAGTGTTAGCCCAGCAACTCTCAATATGTACAACAAATGGAACAAGGACTTTGGTGACACAActgcattttga